GGTTGCCTTCAATTTGTTCCTCCATTCCAAGAATGGGATAACCAAATTTTTTCTCGAAATTTTTTCGGATCGGTGTTGGATTAGATATTGAATAAAGTTCGTTGCACCAAATATTAAGTTGTGTGCTTAAATGTAAAGAAATGCCGGCAATAACTCCTAACCCCATCCCTTTAAGATTTAAGTTTAAAAGTTTTTTTCCATTAACGCGCATCATCTTAACATCCATTAAATCTAGATTAACATAAGATATATTTATACTAAGATATAATTAACTGCATTAAAAGTTATTATTGATAAATCCATGAAGAATGTCCCCATTGGACAATTAAATCAACTTGCACATCAGTTGGGATATCACAAGCTCCATAACATGTGCCTAAATAAGTATAAATTTTAGCTTTAGTTTCTGATTCTAACCTATCAACTATTTCTTTAGCTTTGGGTTTTAAACCATCAGGCAATTGAATGAGGACAGAATTAACTTTCCTACTATTAATATGTTCGATTACTTTCCCGATATTAAGCCCAAGATTCATCGTTTTCTAAATCTTCCTCATCTTGAAAGTCATCCATTAAAAGTTCTAATTCAAAAGGGTGAAATTCTTTACGATTCAAATACTCTTTTAGATCATCATCCCTATCTGGATTTTCATAAGCGCCCGTTTTTAGTGACCTTTTTTCAGGAATTGTGCTTTTACGCTTAATTTCAGTTAATTTTTGGACTCTTTGCTTTGTATTCATTTTTTCACCTTATAGATTAAAACAATCTCCTAATGGTTTATTTTTTAATAATTCAAGTTGAAATCATGATAATTTTTTAAATTAGGGTAATGATTTTTATCGTATTTAACCATGAATATAGATTTTTCGAGCCTTGAGGTAGTATATAAATTTTACTATTTTTGTCCTTTATTAGGGACTAATCGGAGGGGATGGTATGGCATTCTCCAGTGTTTTTTACATTCTAAACAGTAATACACTAATTTGCCTTTTTGTGTTCTTACCCTTAAATTTTGGCC
The window above is part of the Candidatus Woesearchaeota archaeon genome. Proteins encoded here:
- a CDS encoding diphthamide synthesis protein; the protein is MNLGLNIGKVIEHINSRKVNSVLIQLPDGLKPKAKEIVDRLESETKAKIYTYLGTCYGACDIPTDVQVDLIVQWGHSSWIYQ